In Paenibacillus hexagrammi, the following are encoded in one genomic region:
- a CDS encoding family 43 glycosylhydrolase: MSRKKGVAIFAVCTILVSLFSGTGAAPVSASAEEQTAYVMSYHTKGTSGTSMSYMDDSLHLAYSYDQTHWTALNDNNGILFKKNPGYKANPANGLQMEDPYLFRKQDGTFVLLATSTNSAGSATSSSIFAWDTTDFIHYTNERSIQMNSTGAVAKTPQVKYDSTSKNYIIYWTNGTQNYANTTTDFVTVSAPSAYSGMDYPAAKPDLTYAPEKSIFGSMVSVTPEELAKVTARLGTPKMPVGSKSIKLQTQMGEAPELPETGEVIYSDGSSASKSVSWESVDPSQYVKEGSFKVQGTLSGMPDYMNPLIKNGADPNIYKGADGYYYYTSSYMDASHNLTASYQYDKIALRRAATIQGLATAEEKIIWTKHSSGAMSYHIWAPELHYYQGKWYIYFAAGTTTSNFDLRVYVLECSAQDPMTGAWNELGKVSMNDEAFDLDATTFEHNGELYMIYAFANGSQSVNSSLRIAKMTSPTTLGSEQVNIATPEYTWEQRRDNVNEGPAVIKKNGKIFVAYSAGSTDSTYAVGLLTAVDSPDTNLLDPASWIKTPYPIMATAPQNGQFGPGHGTFTVSEDGTQDVFVYHARENERYSGVSGYNPLYDASRWARVQNVYWHDDGTPYLGVPVPDGHLPGSAVEATVQVAGPAGAVYLAEEEMTIEANASKVIVLKKSNGDGTSSNVTASATFTSSAPQVADVTQTGLIKAKSQGSADITVAYGGKTYTVHVTVPASVSGDNLLLWYKFDETSGTTAADASGHGNDGTYIRTPAFGSGVHGGSFKMAGGAAGSTTSPYVKIPNGLLKDMNNITISTYVKWNGGTTNNQWIYALGVDSNKYIFATPRNSSSRLYSAITVSSYPAEQGLLTGAQMDANVWKLLTVVYDSEHHTATMYVDGVEVLKNTNLTLKPSDLYDATKDYSGYVGKSFYNDPYFPGEVDDFRIYNKALTAWEVLQLKEEDHADAVARDTAALTLGDTSAITANLELPTSGNNGSTITWASNDPAVIEDSGAVHRPLFEAGNKTVILTATISQGSIQDTKEFTVTVLKEEAPLPSGMLSAPASVSSGQSFDVTYTVNNAAERLYAQDITMAYDPEQVEFVAAESLQEGWKIAAVSDPSLTPGSIRIIAASVGDDVQTNGDLFKIT, translated from the coding sequence ATGAGCAGGAAAAAGGGAGTAGCCATTTTCGCCGTTTGCACGATTCTGGTTAGCTTATTTAGCGGGACGGGCGCAGCGCCAGTATCAGCATCAGCGGAAGAACAAACGGCTTACGTGATGTCTTATCATACGAAAGGGACATCCGGAACGAGCATGTCGTACATGGATGACAGTCTGCATCTTGCCTACAGCTATGATCAAACCCACTGGACTGCTTTGAATGACAATAACGGCATACTTTTCAAAAAAAATCCGGGATATAAGGCCAACCCCGCAAACGGCCTGCAAATGGAGGATCCGTATTTATTCCGCAAGCAAGACGGAACCTTTGTGCTTTTGGCTACTAGTACCAATAGCGCTGGTTCAGCTACTAGCTCCAGCATTTTCGCATGGGATACTACGGATTTCATCCACTACACAAATGAGCGCAGTATCCAGATGAACAGTACAGGGGCAGTTGCCAAAACCCCTCAGGTTAAGTATGATTCCACCTCCAAAAACTACATCATATATTGGACCAACGGCACACAAAATTACGCTAACACGACAACGGATTTCGTTACGGTCTCTGCGCCTTCAGCATACTCGGGCATGGATTATCCGGCTGCTAAGCCTGATTTGACCTATGCGCCTGAGAAGTCGATCTTTGGAAGCATGGTGAGCGTAACTCCCGAGGAGTTGGCCAAGGTTACAGCGAGATTAGGAACTCCCAAAATGCCAGTAGGCTCCAAGTCTATCAAGCTCCAAACTCAGATGGGTGAGGCTCCCGAACTGCCTGAGACGGGGGAAGTCATCTATAGCGATGGGTCCTCTGCTTCTAAATCGGTAAGTTGGGAATCGGTTGATCCCAGCCAATATGTCAAGGAAGGAAGCTTTAAGGTTCAGGGTACACTGAGCGGCATGCCGGATTACATGAATCCGTTAATTAAGAACGGCGCCGATCCTAATATTTATAAAGGAGCAGATGGGTATTACTACTACACCAGCTCCTATATGGATGCTTCGCATAATTTAACAGCTTCCTATCAATACGATAAGATCGCTCTGCGCAGAGCCGCAACTATTCAAGGACTTGCGACTGCAGAAGAAAAAATCATTTGGACCAAGCATTCCTCCGGTGCGATGTCTTACCATATTTGGGCGCCTGAGCTGCATTACTATCAAGGCAAGTGGTACATTTATTTCGCAGCGGGAACTACGACGTCCAACTTCGATCTTCGTGTATACGTGCTCGAGTGCTCGGCGCAAGATCCGATGACAGGAGCATGGAATGAGCTCGGCAAAGTTAGCATGAATGACGAAGCCTTCGACCTTGACGCCACAACGTTTGAGCACAACGGTGAGCTGTACATGATTTATGCGTTTGCTAACGGTTCACAATCTGTAAATTCGAGCCTGCGCATTGCCAAAATGACAAGTCCGACGACACTCGGAAGTGAACAAGTCAACATCGCCACTCCGGAGTACACGTGGGAGCAGCGCAGGGATAATGTCAATGAAGGCCCTGCCGTCATTAAGAAGAACGGGAAAATTTTTGTAGCCTACTCCGCGGGTTCTACGGATTCCACCTACGCGGTCGGTTTGTTGACAGCCGTTGATTCTCCGGATACGAATCTGCTGGATCCTGCTTCATGGATCAAGACACCGTACCCGATTATGGCGACAGCGCCGCAAAACGGTCAATTCGGGCCAGGTCACGGCACCTTTACCGTAAGTGAAGACGGTACACAAGATGTATTTGTCTATCATGCTCGTGAGAATGAAAGATATTCCGGTGTAAGCGGTTATAACCCACTGTATGATGCTTCCAGATGGGCTCGTGTCCAGAATGTGTATTGGCACGATGATGGCACTCCGTACTTAGGTGTTCCAGTGCCGGACGGACATTTGCCTGGATCTGCAGTTGAAGCCACGGTGCAGGTTGCCGGCCCAGCGGGAGCCGTATACTTGGCGGAAGAGGAAATGACGATTGAGGCGAATGCCTCCAAGGTGATCGTTTTGAAGAAATCCAACGGTGACGGCACAAGCTCCAATGTAACGGCTTCTGCGACATTCACTTCTTCAGCGCCGCAGGTGGCCGATGTTACGCAAACCGGCTTGATTAAAGCCAAGTCACAGGGCAGTGCGGATATAACCGTAGCTTATGGAGGCAAGACGTATACGGTTCATGTCACGGTGCCGGCTTCCGTCTCCGGTGACAATCTGCTGCTCTGGTACAAATTTGACGAAACCAGCGGTACGACAGCAGCGGATGCTTCCGGTCATGGCAATGACGGCACCTATATCAGAACACCTGCTTTTGGAAGCGGTGTTCATGGAGGGTCGTTCAAGATGGCCGGCGGAGCCGCTGGCTCGACGACATCGCCTTATGTCAAGATACCGAATGGCCTCCTCAAAGACATGAATAACATCACGATTTCCACTTATGTGAAATGGAATGGCGGCACGACGAATAATCAATGGATTTATGCGCTTGGTGTAGATTCCAATAAGTATATTTTTGCGACTCCAAGAAACAGCTCGAGCAGACTGTATTCAGCGATTACCGTATCAAGCTACCCGGCTGAGCAAGGACTGCTAACCGGCGCACAAATGGATGCCAATGTATGGAAGCTGCTTACGGTTGTATATGATTCGGAGCACCACACGGCAACCATGTACGTGGATGGCGTGGAAGTACTCAAGAATACGAATCTGACGCTGAAGCCATCCGATCTCTATGATGCAACCAAGGATTACTCCGGTTATGTGGGCAAATCCTTCTATAATGACCCTTACTTCCCTGGGGAAGTGGATGACTTCCGCATTTACAACAAAGCCTTAACAGCATGGGAAGTACTTCAACTGAAGGAAGAGGATCATGCGGATGCCGTAGCTCGGGATACTGCTGCGCTGACACTTGGAGATACAAGCGCAATTACAGCTAATCTGGAGCTTCCCACTTCAGGAAACAATGGCAGCACGATTACCTGGGCGTCCAATGATCCTGCTGTCATCGAAGATAGCGGCGCCGTTCATCGCCCGCTGTTTGAGGCAGGCAATAAAACGGTGATTCTGACAGCAACGATATCCCAAGGAAGCATTCAAGATACGAAGGAGTTCACTGTAACAGTTCTCAAAGAAGAAGCACCGTTACCTAGCGGTATGTTATCGGCACCGGCATCGGTATCGAGCGGTCAATCCTTTGATGTCACGTATACGGTAAACAACGCTGCAGAACGACTGTATGCGCAGGATATTACGATGGCTTACGACCCTGAGCAAGTCGAATTTGTCGCTGCAGAATCATTACAAGAGGGTTGGAAAATTGCAGCGGTATCCGATCCGTCTCTGACGCCGGGAAGCATCAGAATCATAGCGGCCAGCGTAGGAGATGACGTGCAGACTAATGGAGATTTGTTCAAGATTACTTGA
- a CDS encoding spermidine synthase, whose protein sequence is MELLYQSSSPHHELFVYETTQFYGEKGRFRLLEFSDNAMQGALDMNDPERILFEYPRAMIHLLEYNQPRFEQVFIIGHGIGTLTSYFSDKRCKVAELDHEVVELSKKFFGYRGDPVCIGDGRILLGSEPQQAYDCLILDAFSEKGTPVHLISHEFFMMCREKLDASGMLMMNLFGKGEHDPLINAIHTTLNGIFTYVKAFLLPSGHRGHIQNIILIGRQTPFGFQARQMAGFTEIELGEGYTIRDRDPL, encoded by the coding sequence ATGGAGCTGCTTTACCAATCATCCAGCCCTCATCACGAACTATTCGTTTATGAAACTACGCAGTTCTACGGCGAAAAGGGGCGTTTCCGGTTGCTGGAGTTCTCAGATAACGCCATGCAAGGTGCCCTGGATATGAATGATCCGGAGCGTATCCTTTTTGAATATCCTCGGGCTATGATTCATCTGCTTGAGTATAATCAGCCTCGCTTTGAACAAGTATTCATAATCGGGCACGGCATTGGCACACTTACCAGTTATTTTTCAGACAAGCGCTGTAAAGTAGCCGAGCTGGATCACGAAGTGGTGGAGCTAAGCAAGAAATTTTTTGGATACCGCGGCGATCCTGTTTGCATAGGTGATGGTCGAATTCTTCTTGGCAGTGAACCGCAGCAGGCTTATGATTGCTTGATTCTGGATGCTTTTAGTGAGAAGGGCACACCTGTTCATTTGATTTCTCACGAATTTTTTATGATGTGCAGAGAAAAACTCGATGCTTCCGGCATGCTCATGATGAACCTCTTCGGAAAAGGGGAGCATGATCCGCTCATCAATGCGATTCACACGACGTTAAACGGGATATTTACTTATGTGAAAGCATTCCTGCTTCCTTCAGGACACAGAGGTCATATACAAAATATTATTCTTATCGGCCGCCAAACACCATTCGGATTTCAGGCAAGACAAATGGCAGGCTTCACGGAAATTGAGCTTGGAGAAGGCTACACCATTAGGGATAGAGACCCCCTATAA
- a CDS encoding homoserine dehydrogenase gives MRVNLVLTGFGVVGREFVRLLQEKHRFLRRAYELDFRLVAVGGRGGFITSEDGLDLKILGDAEPGSDSLETFSKNSGLPLMSTFDQADALIEATPTDTDSGEPGFGYIMKAIHHQMDIVAISKGALVRHYDTIFTAADANQVKLKFSGATAAALPTLDIGQISLAGSEIVSIEGILNGTSNYILSSMQREQVSFEEALKAAQHQGIAEANPRLDVEGIDSACKILLLANSLLGSRLSLSDVTVTGIVGVSSEDIIEASAQGKKMKLLARAYKQDGTVRVEVGPSMIGSDHLLSSVDGTNKGIVFRTDTMGDVGAVGGSSSPRGAAAAALKDLIHLYHTT, from the coding sequence ATGCGCGTAAACCTCGTACTGACTGGATTCGGTGTTGTAGGCCGAGAATTTGTAAGACTACTTCAAGAAAAGCATCGGTTCCTTCGGCGTGCGTATGAGCTTGATTTCAGGCTTGTTGCGGTAGGGGGAAGGGGAGGCTTTATAACAAGCGAAGACGGCTTGGACCTGAAAATCTTAGGTGATGCCGAGCCCGGCTCCGATTCTCTGGAGACCTTCTCCAAGAATTCGGGTCTACCTCTCATGTCCACCTTTGATCAGGCAGATGCGCTGATTGAAGCGACGCCAACAGACACGGATAGCGGCGAACCCGGATTTGGCTATATCATGAAAGCCATCCATCATCAGATGGACATTGTAGCCATATCAAAAGGAGCCCTGGTGCGGCATTACGACACCATCTTCACTGCTGCGGACGCTAACCAGGTAAAACTAAAATTCAGCGGGGCAACGGCTGCGGCACTGCCAACGCTTGACATCGGCCAAATCAGTCTGGCTGGCTCTGAAATCGTATCGATTGAAGGGATCTTGAATGGTACGAGCAACTACATTTTAAGCAGCATGCAGCGAGAGCAAGTCTCATTTGAGGAAGCATTAAAGGCTGCACAGCACCAGGGCATCGCGGAGGCCAATCCACGCTTGGATGTGGAAGGTATAGACAGCGCCTGCAAAATCCTCCTGCTAGCAAATAGTCTTCTAGGTTCAAGACTTTCATTGTCTGATGTGACCGTGACGGGGATTGTAGGCGTATCTTCAGAAGACATCATAGAAGCAAGTGCCCAAGGTAAGAAAATGAAACTGCTAGCCCGCGCGTACAAGCAAGATGGAACGGTTCGAGTGGAGGTTGGGCCTAGCATGATCGGCAGCGACCACCTGCTATCCAGTGTTGACGGAACCAACAAGGGAATTGTGTTTAGGACTGATACGATGGGGGACGTGGGAGCCGTAGGAGGATCTTCAAGTCCAAGGGGAGCTGCGGCAGCGGCGTTAAAGGATTTAATTCATCTCTATCATACTACTTGA
- a CDS encoding MalY/PatB family protein produces the protein MTYNFDQRIDRRHTRSYKWDQNEQLFGDPDVLSLWVADMDFLCPPAVQAVLEKRASLGIYGYAIRTDSYFQAITDWFKRRHDWIIDPKWITDSPSIVTTLSLAVELFSEPGSQVVLQSPVYYPFYDVIQSNGRKVAKNPLVIRNGRFEMDYEHLEELFKSGAKLLLLCSPHNPGGRVWEREELVRLGELCLQYGVTVVSDEIHCDLTLSGHKHIPFATLSPELADITLTCLAATKTFNLPGLHTSFAVASNPSIKRKLDHRIKTLSLHMAQHFAQDAVEAAYNEGEAWLDEMLAYIEGNLQYTLDYLTQHLPEIKPLQPEGTYLLWLDCRDLNLDVAGLKDLMFKQAKVAFSEGSVFGSEGEGWLRINLACPRSIVEEALERFAQAVRNR, from the coding sequence TTGACTTACAATTTCGACCAACGCATCGATCGGCGTCATACCCGATCCTATAAATGGGACCAGAATGAGCAACTCTTCGGAGATCCTGACGTACTCTCGTTGTGGGTTGCGGATATGGATTTTCTTTGTCCTCCGGCTGTACAAGCCGTTCTGGAGAAGCGTGCATCACTTGGTATTTACGGTTATGCGATCCGCACGGACAGCTATTTTCAAGCGATCACGGACTGGTTCAAGCGCCGTCATGACTGGATAATCGATCCGAAATGGATCACCGATTCCCCTAGTATTGTCACAACGCTTAGCCTAGCAGTTGAGCTGTTCAGCGAGCCTGGCAGCCAGGTTGTCTTGCAATCGCCGGTGTACTATCCATTCTATGACGTTATTCAAAGTAACGGGCGTAAGGTGGCCAAGAACCCGCTCGTCATCCGCAATGGCCGCTTCGAAATGGATTACGAGCATCTGGAAGAGCTGTTCAAAAGCGGCGCCAAGCTGCTGCTGCTTTGCAGCCCGCACAACCCAGGAGGCCGGGTTTGGGAACGGGAAGAGCTTGTAAGACTTGGTGAGCTGTGCCTGCAATACGGAGTGACCGTCGTTTCCGACGAAATTCACTGCGACCTCACCTTGTCCGGTCACAAGCATATACCGTTCGCTACTTTATCGCCAGAGCTGGCCGATATTACATTAACGTGCTTAGCTGCAACTAAAACATTCAATTTGCCGGGATTACATACATCATTCGCAGTGGCCTCCAACCCGTCCATAAAGAGAAAACTGGATCATCGCATTAAAACACTTAGTCTGCATATGGCCCAGCACTTCGCCCAGGACGCAGTCGAAGCGGCTTACAACGAAGGTGAAGCCTGGTTGGACGAAATGCTCGCTTATATCGAGGGAAACTTGCAATATACGCTCGATTATCTCACGCAGCATCTGCCTGAAATTAAACCACTGCAGCCTGAAGGCACCTACCTTCTCTGGCTTGACTGCCGTGACCTGAACTTGGATGTTGCAGGATTAAAGGATCTCATGTTCAAGCAAGCGAAGGTTGCGTTCAGCGAAGGCTCCGTATTCGGCTCCGAAGGAGAAGGCTGGCTGCGCATTAACCTGGCTTGTCCGCGATCGATTGTGGAAGAGGCATTGGAGCGATTTGCTCAAGCCGTACGAAACCGGTAA
- a CDS encoding MDR family MFS transporter has translation MKSRTFVLISIVLAMLVASMDSTIMNTTMPIVAQELGRFDLYAWSFAAYMIFNTVLAPVAGRVSDLFGRKKVFACGILLFLIGSLLCGLSQSMVQLVIFRAVQGIGAGVMMPFPMIIAGDLFSVENRGKIQALFTSMWGISAVLAPMLGAFFVEYLSWRWIFYVNLPICLLAFLMLLPYKEVYQAKPAKVDYIGAVLFTIGVSLLLLVTVIEKNQVVCGALGIVFLILFYLFEKKQDSPLVPLQMLGDQTIRWVNINGFVACLALFGIGSFIPLFLQNFAGASLFMSGLPLLGLAAGWMVVAVPAGKWVIRYGFRPLLLAGNILLVLAGVLLTLIHAGSGVGYATICITVVGLAFGLTSTVAIIAVQQLAEPHQRGISTSFLMFCRNIGTAVGVTIMGAILTRTPGMAGFHGLFLFGCISTIVALITSLFIRNRKLEPSPVMVQQPE, from the coding sequence ATGAAGAGCCGGACTTTCGTTTTAATTAGTATTGTTCTGGCCATGCTGGTGGCATCTATGGATTCTACCATCATGAATACGACGATGCCGATCGTTGCGCAGGAATTAGGGCGATTCGATCTATACGCCTGGTCGTTTGCAGCATATATGATTTTCAACACCGTGCTCGCGCCTGTAGCAGGGCGGGTTTCTGATTTGTTTGGCCGCAAAAAGGTATTCGCATGTGGCATTCTGCTTTTTCTTATCGGTTCGCTCCTCTGCGGATTATCTCAATCCATGGTGCAGCTGGTTATCTTCCGGGCTGTTCAAGGGATCGGCGCCGGTGTTATGATGCCTTTTCCGATGATCATTGCAGGAGATTTGTTCTCGGTAGAAAACAGGGGGAAAATCCAGGCGTTGTTCACCTCAATGTGGGGGATCTCAGCGGTGTTGGCTCCCATGCTTGGCGCTTTTTTTGTTGAGTATTTGAGCTGGCGCTGGATCTTTTATGTGAATCTCCCGATTTGTTTGCTAGCATTCCTGATGCTGCTTCCTTATAAAGAAGTATACCAGGCGAAGCCAGCGAAGGTGGATTATATCGGAGCCGTTTTATTTACGATAGGGGTTAGCTTACTTCTGCTTGTGACCGTCATTGAGAAGAATCAAGTGGTATGCGGAGCTCTAGGAATCGTGTTTCTGATTCTTTTCTATCTCTTTGAGAAGAAGCAGGACTCTCCACTCGTGCCACTACAAATGCTAGGAGACCAGACGATCCGTTGGGTGAACATTAACGGCTTCGTCGCATGTCTCGCGCTATTTGGGATCGGAAGTTTTATCCCGTTATTTCTTCAAAATTTTGCCGGAGCTAGCTTATTCATGAGCGGCTTGCCGCTGCTCGGTCTGGCAGCCGGTTGGATGGTCGTTGCGGTACCGGCAGGGAAGTGGGTAATACGTTATGGCTTTCGTCCGCTGCTCCTGGCAGGGAACATTCTACTTGTTCTAGCTGGTGTATTGCTGACATTGATCCATGCAGGATCAGGTGTCGGCTACGCGACGATATGCATCACCGTAGTCGGCCTTGCCTTTGGCCTGACATCGACTGTGGCGATTATCGCTGTCCAACAGCTCGCAGAGCCGCATCAACGGGGGATTTCTACCTCATTCTTGATGTTCTGCCGCAACATCGGAACAGCGGTAGGCGTTACAATTATGGGAGCCATCCTTACCCGTACGCCGGGAATGGCAGGATTCCATGGGCTGTTCCTTTTCGGCTGTATCAGTACAATCGTTGCTTTGATCACCTCGCTGTTTATCCGGAACCGTAAGCTGGAGCCAAGCCCCGTAATGGTGCAGCAGCCGGAGTAA